A stretch of DNA from Lotus japonicus ecotype B-129 chromosome 4, LjGifu_v1.2:
gagcatgaaacttcactgaagcgtgagacttcgtgagagcattggtgacccgaagagtcatcgtgagtggttgcacccatgcatatacgcgatgaagtgccaagcagagtacttcggtatagcaggaagtaacgatcagccatgcagagttggatcggtcctgactatacctggcacaacaggaggtaacgatcatccatgtagagttgtatcgtgcctgttgatgttcggcatagcaagcagaaatggtcaaaccatgtagagtttgtaccgtcttgactatagccaaaggtgataagcgacgcccgagcagaaatggttaaacacgaggctagtgttacgaccgtctcgaggtgcccagcctataagtggcaatacctttggtttgtcccgtcgccaagcagagtgacgttgttgttttgttccgtcgccaagcagagtgacgttgttgttttgttccgtcgccaagcagagtgacgttgttgttttgttccgtcgccaagcagagtgacgttgttgttttgttccgtcgccaagcagagtgacgttgttgctttgttccgtcgccaagcagagtgacgttgtcggtttgttccgtcgccaagcagagtgacgttattcgggttttatgctgatctgactacatgatgatgttggagtaagaggcatcacgggccgaaatggtcccaccgtggctggtgttaggactgatccgatgatgtccatccgttccggattgcatattggttgactgggttaacctgcatatcatttcatgcaacatgcatactgatatagttgatgagtgtgtttgatacttgttagttctacttgatgcatgttaactgtgatttacagtcgttatattctttgtggaaatatgcaaccctaggatgttatccctagttataagcctaagtggctattatcttatttatatttattggtgctattatttacataattctttggagttgaccctcgcgtcttctttgtgtgctttggcgaacaaacgccctttgtcagatgtctttggcgggctgattcatgatggttcatccttcgggaggaactaaggttgagatgcgggaactggagcgtatcgcggtagcgagaggaggacggatggtgtacatagactaggtcgttctggattcagattcgggcgacgatcatgctagcatgtaggttttagtgctagtgtgagctcctcgagatgggattagtgtaggagtagagtcttagctctgaacatcatttgttttctttggggacagggtagtttcccacctatagctttttgtgtggtttcgttacgggaatcacagagagttggttggacttaggaggtcttgcttcaggccgatgggccagcttattctcagttttgagggatggtgttgcggacacttgacctttcttgtggattgtaccttttgccttcgggcgttacacttttctttccgtcactggaggtttactcgtgacgaggttactactacagcgggggctgtttatatattgtatgttagttctgattattgttattgttgggttttatttaattcagtcttgtcttagttattataaaaagaaaaaaaaaatattcacgtttttccgcattaagtttattttggttactaaagtgacgccaccgaaatcggggtgttacattgtggtatcagagcacggtcgagtctttcgggaaatgttggggaataggtcttctgtgctaggttgtgtgactctgcaaagagtgaaaattgattgtctgcaagcgatttttcgcttaaaaattgattgaagttattgcttaatcatattgtatagttatactagatgctatcttatgatgagtactaactgtttgtttaacttaacagaacatggtgaatactaatcagctagctgagatgatggccactatggcccaagcggtaacagcgcaggcccaagcggtaacagcgcaggcaaatgataatgcgatgaggcgtgctgctgaggaggcacgtgatcagcatcagcgccagagggaagtaactctggaccaaaacaaaggcctcaatgacttcaggaggcaaaacccaccaaagttctctggtgatactgacccagacaaagcggatctctggattcaggaaatcgagaagatattcggcgtactacaaactgctgagggtgccaaagtgggcatggcgacttatctgctactcggggatgctgagtactggtggaagggcaccagaggaattatggaagacaatcacgaggagattagctggaactcattccggaccgcattcttggaaaagtattttccaacaagtgctcgggatgagcgggagtcacaatttctgacactccgtcagggaggtatgtcggtaccggaatttgcttcaaagctggaatctttggcgaagcattttcaattctttcatgatcatgtgaatgagcgctacatgtgcaagcgctttgtaaatggactgaggcctgatattgaggactcagtgaggccgctgggaatcatgcgattccagtcgttggttgagaaagccacggaggtggagctgatgaaaaatagaaggatgaatagagcaggaattgggggaccgatgaggtcgagctcccaagacaacaagggaaaaggaaagttacagatgaagaagccttatcagcgtcctacgggggaagggtttaccccaggaccgttcaggcctacgattgctgctgcgggaggagcaggaagccaagctgggagccgtgagatgacatgttttaaatgcggggaggttgggcactactccacgaaatgcccgaaggggaagccgaggtgtttcaagtgtgatctaccaggacatctggccaacaactgcaagacacccaaggttgagccatttgtcaacaccataaggggaaagcgccctgctgctagaggaagagtttatatcatggatggtgaaggagctgaggagttaaccagaggagagcgcaagaacgatggtaaccttctaaccattcttcctcatttcagtataatataatCCATTACTCTTGTAGCGTGTGCAagcacacctatcttacttatactgtctaagctttgaccttatagttattacgcctattaacaccttatttgaccgtagctcgtattttagctatagaaattacacgaggtttagaataacacggtaaacctagaaagtagttttgcaccaatgcgtttaaaaggaagctagaagctgaagaatgaatctcatagagatttcttatggatagtatacgtatgatgtcgagggcgtgtagttccgtagcggaatcgttgaggatgtgaggtcaggatatttgtgactattggatgataggaactcattgactgttccagtgggttttttctaaatttcaccttcgatagattaggcttgatcaacttaatattgagggggtgatattcggaatcagagctggctatggactttgatagaaggattggtaagattaacttgattggatcgaggattagtcgagctgggaggaaaaagttcgcattaagtataagttctcttgcgaaggagatatagtttgaagaaatggatattcatttaggaagcattgaagaattaacggacattaaaggtccaaacttggtgaaggttcaggttttaagtctatgaattgttgtcttaagtttctaggactcgaagttggttaggatttgatagagggattaagaagttgattgacgagatggtgatca
This window harbors:
- the LOC130710091 gene encoding uncharacterized protein LOC130710091 isoform X2, translating into MVNTNQLAEMMATMAQAVTAQAQAVTAQANDNAMRRAAEEARDQHQRQREVTLDQNKGLNDFRRQNPPKFSGDTDPDKADLWIQEIEKIFGVLQTAEGAKVGMATYLLLGDAEYWWKGTRGIMEDNHEEISWNSFRTAFLEKYFPTSARDERESQFLTLRQGGMSVPEFASKLESLAKHFQFFHDHVNERYMCKRFVNGLRPDIEDSVRPLGIMRFQSLVEKATEVELMKNRRMNRAGIGGPMRSSSQDNKGKGKLQMKKPYQRPTGEGFTPGPFRPTIAAAGGAGSQAGSREMTCFKCGEVGHYSTKCPKGKPRCFKCDLPGHLANNCKTPKVEPFVNTIRGKRPAARGRVYIMDGEGAEELTRGERKNDDVFGGLIHDGSSFGRN
- the LOC130710091 gene encoding uncharacterized protein LOC130710091 isoform X1 — its product is MVNTNQLAEMMATMAQAVTAQAQAVTAQANDNAMRRAAEEARDQHQRQREVTLDQNKGLNDFRRQNPPKFSGDTDPDKADLWIQEIEKIFGVLQTAEGAKVGMATYLLLGDAEYWWKGTRGIMEDNHEEISWNSFRTAFLEKYFPTSARDERESQFLTLRQGGMSVPEFASKLESLAKHFQFFHDHVNERYMCKRFVNGLRPDIEDSVRPLGIMRFQSLVEKATEVELMKNRRMNRAGIGGPMRSSSQDNKGKGKLQMKKPYQRPTGEGFTPGPFRPTIAAAGGAGSQAGSREMTCFKCGEVGHYSTKCPKGKPRCFKCDLPGHLANNCKTPKVEPFVNTIRGKRPAARGRVYIMDGEGAEELTRGERKNDGTFEEFPEEQRFACEEELEDNPGESADVFGGLIHDGSSFGRN